The Stenotrophomonas sp. ASS1 genome segment GCAGGCGGATGGCGATCTCGCCCTCCTCCGGCTTGCCGGCGGCGCGGCGCTGTTCCGGCGCTTCCAGGCCATGGGCCACGGAGTTGCGCAGCATGTGTTCCAGCGGCGCGACCATGCGGTCGAGGACGTTGCGGTCCAGTTCGCCGTGGGTTCCTTCCAGGGTCAGGTGGACCTGCTTGCCGGTATCCATGCCGGACTGGCGGACCACGCGGCGCAGGCGCGGCACCAGGCCATCGAACGGCACCATGCGCGCGCGCATCAGGCCATCCTGCAGCTCGGAGCTGACGCGCGACTGCTGCTGCAGCAGCGAATCGTACTGGCGCGACAGATCGTCCAGCACGCCCTGCAGGCCCCCCAGGTCGGCCGCCGACTCGTTCAGCGCACGGCTGAGCTGCTGCAGGGTGGAGAAGCGGTCCAGCTCCAGCGGATCGAACTTCTGGTCGGCCTGGTCCTGTTCGCGCTGGTAGCGGGCGACGATCTGCGCCTCGGTTTCCAGGTCGAGTCGCCGCAGCTGGTCGCGCAGTCGCGCATTGGTGCGCTCCAGTTCGCCCATGGCACCACGGAAGGCACCCAGCTGCTGTTCAAGCCGCGAGCGGTAGATCGCCACTTCACCGGCATGGTTGACCAAGCGGTCGAGCAGGTCGGCACGCACGCGCACCTGCTCCTGCTGCGGACGCGCCAGCGGATCTTCATCGACCACGCCCTCGGCCGGAAGCGGAGCCGACAGCGGCGCTTCGATCAGGGTCGCCAGCGGGCCCGCGGCCTGTGCGGGCACGGTCTCGATCTCGCTTGCCACACGCGCGGCCGCAGCGGCTGCGGCGATATCGATGGTGGTGCGGACCTCGAAGGCTTCGACCAGATCCTGCGCCGGCTCCACCACGCGGTGCGCGCCGGTGCGGGTGAGCAACTGGTGCAGGCGGTCAAAGCCACGCTCCAGCAACTGCACGTCGCGGCGCTCGATCTCGGTGCGGCCAGCGGCCACCGCCTCCAGCAGCGATTCGATGCTGTGGCCGAGATCGCCGATGGCGTTGATGCCAGCCATGCGTGCGCCACCCTTCAGGGTGTGCAGGTCACGCTGCAGGCCGGCCAGCACCTCGCGGTCCTGCGGTGCATCGCGCAGTTCGCTGATCAGGCCATCGCAGTGGTCGAGCAGGTCCTTGCCTTCCTCGACAAAGATATCGACCAGCTCGCGGTCGTACACGCTGAAGTCGAGTGCATCGGCGCCGTCCTCGGCATCCGCCGCAAAAGGTGCCTGCTCGTGGTGCGGCGCACGCGGCACGATGTCTGTCGCTGCAACCTGTGCATCAGTATTGACCGTGCCCTGGCCCGGTGCGTCTTCCATTTCGAAGAAGCGCACCGCAGCAGTGCCGCCCTGCGGCGCCTCTGCGGTGATCTCCTCAATCACCGTCGCCGGGGACGGCTGATCGGCGCTCTCTCCTTCACCGACCGCCGCCTCCCCGCCGACGTCCGCATCCTCGGCAAAGGCATCTGCCTCACCCGGCGCGAGTTCGCTGGCCTGGAGGCCGATCACGGGCCATTGCCCGTCGTCGTCCAGGGTCTGCTCCTCCGCGATCACGTGCAGGCCGGCCTCGAGCGCGGCTGCCAGCGTGACCGGTTCTGCAAAACCCGGCACAGCCATTTCATCCTGCAGGCTCGACAGCTCGCTGTCGAGTGGCAGTGCAGCAGCGTCGTCAATGACGTTGTCATCGTCACTGTCCGAATCAAACGGCAACGGCGTATTCAGGTCGATCGCGTCAACTTCCGCAGACACCGGCAACTCTTCCGCGTCGCGGTCATCCACCGGCAGCGCACTGGCGTCGAGGTACGGCGACAGATCGTCCGCCATGGTCAGGTCAGCGTCGTCGACCGTCGCGATCGCCGGCACGGCATCTGATTCGTCCTGGGCAACATCAGGCGCACTTTCAATCGGCTGGATCGATTCAATCGCGCCGGTGTCCGCCGCGGCAGGTTCACCTTCGCCCGGCACCGACGGCCAGCCGGCGTCGAAGTAACGCGAAAGATCGTCGCTGGCGGTCAGCTCGCCCACGTCCAGGCCGCTGTCGGCTGCGACGTCCAGCGCCTCCAGCCCGGTTGCAGCTGGAACCGGTTCCAGCGCATCTTCGGCATGCGACTGCGGCTCGGCAATGAGATCGGTCGCCGCATCGAAAGCGGACGGCATGCTGGTTTCGTCCAGCGTGTCCAGCCCGGCCAGCGGCGCTTCGGCCGCGGATGCCTGCTCGGCATCAGGCGCCAGCTCGACGCCCTCTTCGTCCTCGTCTTCCAGCGCGAACAGCGGCCAGCGCGCTTCCGGCAGCTCGCCGGCCAATGCCTGCAGCCGCTGCACCAGCGCGCCCTGCGGAACAATCCGCGGCTGTTCGGCCTGCAGCGCCTCCATGGTCGCGGTGATCGCCTGCGCGGTCGCATCCAGTGCGGCTACGCCCTCGTCGCCAGGCACCACGTCGGCGGCCAGGGCGCGCTTGATGTAGGACTCGGCACCGCCGGTGACCGCCGTGATTTCCGGCACTTCGGTCATCGCGAAGGCGCCGTTCATGGTGTGCACCGCACGCAGCAGTGCGTCGCTGACCGGCTGCGGTGCCTGCTGCGCCGATCGCAGCCATTCCTGCAGGGTCGCCTGGTGGACTTCGACCTCGGCCTCGAGGATCTCGCGCAGTACGCTGTCGATGTTGGCCGGGGTACCGGCGTCTTCCGCCACCGCCGTGGCATCGGCCTGCGCCGACGCAGCGGCCTCGGCTTCCAGCAGGCGGCTGATTTCGTCTTCGCCTTCGGACTCGGCCAGTGTCGCTGCCGGTGCGGCCGCAGCCGGCAACGGCACGTAGAAGGTCTCCTCGCCGGCACCGACCCGATCGGCAATGGCCCGCATCGCCTGCAGGTCCACGCTGATGCGCTGGCCATGGCGCAGCGCGGCGTTCAGCTGCGGCAGCGCGGCATGGGCGTTGTCGACCATCGCCAGCACCGCCGGAGTGGCCGGGCGACTGCCATCGAGCACGCGATTGAGCATGCCTTCGATCTTCCAGGCGAACTCGCCCAGGGTGCGTGCACCCACCAGGCGGCCACTGCCCTTGAGGGTGTGGAAGATGCGGCGGATCGGCCGCAGCCGGTCCATGTTGTCCAGCTGCATGCGCCATGCCGGCAGCAGCGTGCCCAGGTTGGCCAGCTCGTCGTCGAACTCTTCCAGGAACACCTCGCGGATGTCCTCGTCGATGTTCTCGGCATCGTCGTCGAAGCCGGCCTCGAAGCCGGTCTCGGTGCCGGCCACGACCGGGATGTCCGCAGCGTGCGGAGCCGCCATGGCCTGCGGATTGAAGTCGGCCGCCGCGGCGCTCAGCTCGGCGAAGAACTGCGCGTCGGCTTCGCTGAAGTCGATGGGCGCGATGGTGTCGATATCAATCACCGACACCGCCGGTGCCGGTGCATCGGAGACCGGCGTCAGCACCTCGGCCATCGGCGCGGGCACGTCCTCCTGCACATCCGCCGGAACCGCGTCCGCTTCGGCAACCACAGGGCTTTCGTCCACCCGCACGGATGCAGCGGGATCGACGATCTCCAGCGCCGGGTGCAATCCGGCGTCGTCGTCCAGCGACAGCGTCTCCATCGCATGCAGCGACAGCACGTCGTCGGCATTGTCCAGCGCATCGGCGTCGAAACGGAACACCACGTCGTCACCGGCGGCGACCACATCGTGCTCGGCAGCCACCGGGTCGAACACGGGCGCGGCAACGTCAGCGGTGTCGAAGGGCACCGACGCGTCGACGTCGTCCTCGACATCCATCACAGCCACATCGGCCAATGCCGGCGGTGTTGCCT includes the following:
- a CDS encoding Hpt domain-containing protein; this translates as MSSLRDAMSHAALGWVKPELDETLRQVRNEVEYYAEDPADASRMRICAGYLHQVQGTLRMVELYAPAMVAEELEQLANAIGAGSVADRDEACATLMRGSVLLPDYLERLQNGHRDIPIVLMPLLNEIRAARGEEGVHDSVLLAFAPDSVSATEAELDHARGSLSGRNRELLDTVGSAVKEELLRIKDALDLHLRTGGAPEQLQTQANELGAVADTLGMMGLGVARGVVVQQRDALRGVVEGRQQIDENLLLDIAGALLYVDASLDDQVAHLGAGGSGEDDPSAVENRRTVEVLAHEAIANFAAAREHFVAFIETSWNHAELQDVPRLLGDVSGALRMLDLNTAADYLRGVQQYIEAELIGRQRVPSGRQLDTLADAMASLEYYLEALRDRRPGREDILDITRSSLEALRYWPLPDRNAVEPVAAAPIPFASLLVDREPIALQAEPLQPEPIEIPVQPAAPAAGTVPVPLPDFTFDPPPATPAPEVVDNRLMFGALGSVASTPLSLHDDADAPLVFAASSAPAPEVPQWDLAPFHPDSEPTASAEDERSPTFASFDPVSFERSETSVEPAPQWTLSEATPPALADVAVMDVEDDVDASVPFDTADVAAPVFDPVAAEHDVVAAGDDVVFRFDADALDNADDVLSLHAMETLSLDDDAGLHPALEIVDPAASVRVDESPVVAEADAVPADVQEDVPAPMAEVLTPVSDAPAPAVSVIDIDTIAPIDFSEADAQFFAELSAAAADFNPQAMAAPHAADIPVVAGTETGFEAGFDDDAENIDEDIREVFLEEFDDELANLGTLLPAWRMQLDNMDRLRPIRRIFHTLKGSGRLVGARTLGEFAWKIEGMLNRVLDGSRPATPAVLAMVDNAHAALPQLNAALRHGQRISVDLQAMRAIADRVGAGEETFYVPLPAAAAPAATLAESEGEDEISRLLEAEAAASAQADATAVAEDAGTPANIDSVLREILEAEVEVHQATLQEWLRSAQQAPQPVSDALLRAVHTMNGAFAMTEVPEITAVTGGAESYIKRALAADVVPGDEGVAALDATAQAITATMEALQAEQPRIVPQGALVQRLQALAGELPEARWPLFALEDEDEEGVELAPDAEQASAAEAPLAGLDTLDETSMPSAFDAATDLIAEPQSHAEDALEPVPAATGLEALDVAADSGLDVGELTASDDLSRYFDAGWPSVPGEGEPAAADTGAIESIQPIESAPDVAQDESDAVPAIATVDDADLTMADDLSPYLDASALPVDDRDAEELPVSAEVDAIDLNTPLPFDSDSDDDNVIDDAAALPLDSELSSLQDEMAVPGFAEPVTLAAALEAGLHVIAEEQTLDDDGQWPVIGLQASELAPGEADAFAEDADVGGEAAVGEGESADQPSPATVIEEITAEAPQGGTAAVRFFEMEDAPGQGTVNTDAQVAATDIVPRAPHHEQAPFAADAEDGADALDFSVYDRELVDIFVEEGKDLLDHCDGLISELRDAPQDREVLAGLQRDLHTLKGGARMAGINAIGDLGHSIESLLEAVAAGRTEIERRDVQLLERGFDRLHQLLTRTGAHRVVEPAQDLVEAFEVRTTIDIAAAAAAARVASEIETVPAQAAGPLATLIEAPLSAPLPAEGVVDEDPLARPQQEQVRVRADLLDRLVNHAGEVAIYRSRLEQQLGAFRGAMGELERTNARLRDQLRRLDLETEAQIVARYQREQDQADQKFDPLELDRFSTLQQLSRALNESAADLGGLQGVLDDLSRQYDSLLQQQSRVSSELQDGLMRARMVPFDGLVPRLRRVVRQSGMDTGKQVHLTLEGTHGELDRNVLDRMVAPLEHMLRNSVAHGLEAPEQRRAAGKPEEGEIAIRLHREGSEIVLEVADDGAGLDREAIRRRAIDRGLLAADAQPNEQELDNLIFASGFTTADQVSQLAGRGVGMDVVRNEVRQLGGSVDIQSVRGQGVRFTLRLPQTLAVTQAVFVQIGETTFAVPVASVSGIGRLSRERFEAADSSYRYSGEDYPLYDLGSLVGQAPARADGQDQVPLLLVRAGDLRAAVAIDQVLGNREIVVKPVGLQIASVPGIYGATITGDGRVVVILDVAPLVRRFLANPTLPVLANAPRQERQVPLVMVVDDSLTMRKVTGRILERHNFEVSVARDGVEALERLEERVPDLMLLDIEMPRMDGYELATAMRADPRYRDVPIVMITSRSGDKHRQRAFEIGVQRYLGKPYQELDLMRNVYDLLGIARVRE